The Devosia sp. A16 genome includes a window with the following:
- a CDS encoding c-type cytochrome: MRRLMMFGLVALTSVGGAVSHAQAAASVERGDYLVNSIAGCGNCHTPLGPNGPEMDKALSGRVVEQSEQYTAIAPNLTPAGEIKDWTDVQLMKAIREGIRPDGKVLGPPMPFEVYKGLSDSDLSSIVMYLRTVPAVENDPGKSIYNIPLPPAWGPPVTTVADVPEGVTAAYGAYLAGPVGHCIVCHTTFGPTGPMFETHLGQGGVEFHGPWGVSVSANITPTGLAEFSDADIAKMITTGTRPDGSAMLPPMPYGFYAHIKPDDVSAIILYLRSLPPKP, encoded by the coding sequence ATGCGTCGTTTGATGATGTTCGGCCTCGTGGCGCTGACTAGCGTCGGGGGCGCAGTGAGCCACGCCCAGGCGGCGGCATCGGTGGAACGCGGCGACTACCTGGTCAACTCGATCGCCGGCTGCGGCAACTGTCATACGCCGCTTGGCCCCAATGGACCCGAGATGGACAAGGCGCTCTCCGGTCGAGTGGTGGAGCAGAGCGAGCAATATACTGCCATCGCGCCCAACCTGACGCCGGCCGGCGAGATCAAGGACTGGACCGACGTGCAACTGATGAAGGCCATCCGTGAGGGTATCCGGCCGGATGGCAAGGTGCTGGGGCCGCCCATGCCGTTCGAGGTGTACAAGGGACTGTCCGACAGCGACCTCAGCTCGATCGTGATGTACCTGCGCACCGTGCCCGCGGTCGAGAACGATCCCGGCAAATCGATATACAACATCCCGCTGCCGCCCGCCTGGGGGCCGCCGGTCACCACGGTCGCCGACGTCCCCGAAGGGGTGACGGCCGCGTATGGAGCCTATCTGGCCGGGCCGGTGGGTCACTGCATCGTCTGCCACACCACGTTCGGCCCGACCGGTCCGATGTTCGAGACCCATCTGGGGCAGGGCGGCGTGGAGTTCCACGGCCCGTGGGGGGTGTCGGTTTCGGCCAATATCACCCCGACCGGACTCGCCGAGTTCAGCGACGCCGACATCGCCAAGATGATCACCACCGGCACGCGGCCGGATGGCAGCGCCATGCTCCCGCCGATGCCCTATGGCTTCTATGCGCATATCAAGCCCGACGATGTGAGCGCCATCATCCTCTACCTGCGCTCGCTGCCGCCCAAGCCCTGA
- the ureC gene encoding urease subunit alpha: protein MPARISRSTYAQMYGPTTGDRVRLADTELFVEVEKDLTTYGEEVKFGGGKVIRDGMGQSQVTRAAGAVDTVITNALIIDHTGIYKADIGLRDGRIHAIGKAGNPDTQPNVDIIIGPSTEVIASEGRIITAGGMDAHIHFIAPQQIEEALMSGITTMIGGGTGPAHGTLATTCTGAWHIHRMIESFDAFPMNLGLAGKGNASLPAPLEEMVLAGASSMKLHEDWGTTPATIDNCLAVADAYDVQVMIHTDTLNESGFVEDTVRAFKGRTIHAFHTEGAGGGHAPDIIKVASLPNVLPSSTNPTRPYTVNTLAEHLDMLMVCHHLSPAIAEDVAFAESRIRKETIAAEDILHDIGAFSMISSDSQAMGRVGEVIIRTWQTADKMKRQRGRLPEETGDNDNFRVKRFIAKYTINPAIAQGLSRHIGSVEVGKRADLVMWTPAFFGVKPEMVIMGGSIAAAPMGDPNASIPTPQPMHYRPMFGAYGKLRTNSSVTFISQAAYDNDLQARLGVAKGMLPVENTRGGISKASMIHNSATPEIDVDPETYEVRANGELLTCEPATVLPMAQRYFLF from the coding sequence ATGCCCGCTCGTATTTCCCGCTCCACCTACGCCCAGATGTACGGCCCGACTACCGGCGACCGGGTGCGGCTGGCCGATACCGAGCTGTTCGTCGAGGTCGAGAAGGATCTCACCACCTATGGCGAAGAGGTGAAGTTCGGCGGCGGCAAGGTGATCCGCGACGGTATGGGCCAGAGCCAGGTCACCCGTGCCGCCGGCGCCGTCGACACAGTGATCACCAATGCGCTGATCATCGACCACACCGGCATCTACAAGGCCGATATCGGCCTGCGCGACGGCCGTATCCATGCCATCGGCAAGGCCGGCAATCCGGACACGCAACCCAATGTCGACATCATCATCGGGCCATCCACCGAGGTGATCGCCTCCGAGGGCCGTATCATCACCGCCGGCGGCATGGATGCGCATATCCACTTCATCGCCCCGCAGCAGATCGAAGAAGCGCTGATGTCGGGCATCACCACCATGATCGGCGGCGGCACCGGCCCGGCGCATGGCACGCTCGCCACCACCTGCACCGGTGCCTGGCACATCCACCGTATGATCGAGAGCTTTGACGCCTTCCCGATGAACCTGGGCCTCGCCGGCAAGGGCAACGCCTCGCTCCCCGCGCCGCTCGAGGAGATGGTGCTGGCCGGCGCCTCCTCGATGAAGCTGCACGAGGATTGGGGCACCACACCCGCAACCATCGACAACTGCCTCGCCGTCGCCGACGCCTATGACGTTCAGGTGATGATCCATACCGACACGCTGAACGAATCCGGCTTCGTCGAAGACACCGTGCGCGCCTTCAAAGGCCGCACCATTCACGCCTTCCACACCGAAGGTGCCGGCGGCGGCCACGCCCCCGACATCATCAAGGTGGCCAGCCTCCCCAACGTCCTCCCGTCCTCGACCAACCCGACGCGGCCCTACACGGTCAATACGCTGGCCGAGCATCTCGACATGCTGATGGTCTGCCACCACCTCAGCCCCGCCATCGCCGAGGATGTCGCGTTCGCCGAGAGCCGCATCCGCAAGGAGACCATCGCAGCCGAGGATATCCTTCACGATATCGGCGCCTTCTCGATGATCTCGTCCGACAGCCAGGCCATGGGCCGCGTCGGCGAAGTGATCATCCGTACCTGGCAGACCGCCGACAAGATGAAGCGCCAGCGCGGGCGGCTGCCGGAGGAAACCGGCGACAACGACAATTTCCGGGTGAAGCGCTTCATTGCCAAATACACCATCAACCCGGCAATCGCGCAGGGCCTGAGCCGCCATATCGGCTCCGTCGAGGTCGGCAAGCGCGCCGATCTGGTGATGTGGACGCCGGCCTTTTTTGGCGTGAAGCCCGAAATGGTGATCATGGGCGGTTCGATCGCCGCCGCCCCGATGGGCGATCCCAACGCCTCGATCCCCACCCCGCAGCCTATGCACTACCGCCCGATGTTCGGCGCCTACGGCAAGCTCAGGACCAACTCCTCGGTGACCTTCATCAGCCAGGCGGCCTACGATAACGACCTGCAGGCCCGCCTCGGCGTCGCCAAGGGCATGCTGCCGGTCGAAAACACCCGCGGCGGCATCAGCAAGGCCTCGATGATCCACAACTCGGCCACCCCTGAGATCGATGTCGATCCCGAGACCTATGAGGTGCGCGCGAATGGCGAGCTGCTGACCTGCGAGCCGGCCACCGTGCTGCCGATGGCACAGCGCTACTTCCTGTTCTGA
- a CDS encoding MliC family protein, which translates to MEELATAAMMQNVDVSAQVVLSLAGSFERNIVEYQCEGLEPLKVDFINAKPNFIAIVPVGPEKLVFVNVMAASGAKYVAGQYEFWTKGSEATLTDLQADPQSVSCTEATNTP; encoded by the coding sequence ATGGAAGAACTCGCTACTGCCGCCATGATGCAGAACGTCGACGTTTCGGCGCAGGTGGTGCTGTCCCTCGCGGGCAGCTTCGAGCGCAACATCGTCGAGTACCAATGCGAGGGGCTCGAGCCGTTAAAGGTCGACTTCATCAACGCCAAGCCGAACTTCATCGCCATCGTCCCGGTCGGCCCTGAGAAGCTGGTCTTCGTCAACGTCATGGCCGCTTCCGGCGCCAAGTATGTGGCCGGCCAGTACGAGTTCTGGACCAAGGGCAGCGAGGCGACGCTGACCGACCTGCAGGCAGACCCGCAGTCGGTGAGCTGCACGGAGGCCACCAACACGCCCTGA